One genomic region from Mycoplasmopsis meleagridis encodes:
- the rpmA gene encoding 50S ribosomal protein L27 codes for MAHTKAGGSTRNGRDSRGQRLGIKLGDGQFCTAGSIIFRQRGTKIFPGTNVGIGKDDTLYALIEGYVKFEKRRNRTYASVYSERKN; via the coding sequence ATGGCACACACAAAAGCTGGTGGTTCCACTAGAAATGGACGTGATAGTCGCGGCCAAAGATTAGGTATAAAACTTGGTGATGGTCAATTTTGTACTGCAGGATCAATTATTTTTCGTCAAAGAGGAACAAAAATTTTTCCTGGAACAAATGTAGGAATTGGTAAAGATGATACTTTATATGCATTAATCGAAGGATATGTAAAATTTGAAAAACGTAGAAATCGTACATATGCCTCTGTTTATTCAGAAAGAAAAAATTAG
- the rplU gene encoding 50S ribosomal protein L21, giving the protein MTAIIETGGKQILIKNEGQTIFIEKIEGKEGDLVTFDKVLLINNKIGRPYVTNAKVTGIIKKQGKAKKIVVYRHNPKSTHKRKLGHRQPYTRVEIKEILG; this is encoded by the coding sequence ATGACGGCTATAATCGAAACTGGAGGCAAACAAATTTTAATTAAAAATGAAGGGCAAACAATCTTCATTGAAAAAATCGAAGGCAAAGAGGGCGATTTAGTTACATTTGACAAAGTATTATTAATAAATAATAAAATTGGTCGCCCATATGTTACTAATGCAAAAGTTACAGGTATCATCAAGAAACAAGGCAAAGCTAAAAAAATAGTAGTTTACCGTCATAATCCAAAATCTACTCATAAAAGAAAACTTGGTCATCGCCAACCATATACTCGTGTTGAAATTAAAGAAATTCTAGGTTAA
- a CDS encoding bacteriocin, translated as MDKNNFKKLNKQEEANISGGSIVTTFVTLAPVIFSGISTISNIIKMFSSSNGEVKTKDNSLKWSNDNSSNNNSKTIYYYY; from the coding sequence ATGGATAAAAATAATTTTAAAAAACTTAATAAGCAAGAAGAAGCTAATATTAGTGGTGGATCAATAGTAACTACATTTGTAACTTTAGCGCCAGTAATTTTTTCAGGAATATCCACTATTTCAAATATTATAAAAATGTTTTCTTCTTCAAACGGTGAAGTAAAAACAAAAGATAATTCTCTTAAATGAAGTAATGATAATTCTTCAAATAACAATTCTAAAACTATTTATTACTATTATTAG
- the grpE gene encoding nucleotide exchange factor GrpE: protein MENYLFVYKKGDFIKFDLKVYDENKKVIEKYCREKEELVLTENKADLYSNLLIGKNLVNQLTINHKNNDKKDKQFHNKVLTFEINILDYKPAELVELKSNLKELKNNLNIKESSIEILNKKLAHTENQLRLAINDVKKAKESKIIEKFTMPEEELANIKKYALQKFLEEFLEPYSTLKSAISTGENNSNNDVKNYVFGFKMVLSLIDNILNNNGLIEIWPEVNKEFDHFSSKIVELKEDDSLPNNTVIKVNSPGYKLYERVIKPSLVVVTTNKK, encoded by the coding sequence ATGGAAAATTATTTATTTGTCTATAAAAAGGGAGACTTTATAAAGTTTGATCTTAAAGTATATGATGAAAATAAGAAAGTGATAGAAAAATATTGTAGAGAAAAAGAAGAATTAGTTCTAACAGAAAATAAAGCAGATTTATACAGCAATTTATTAATTGGTAAAAATTTAGTTAATCAATTGACTATTAATCATAAAAATAATGATAAAAAAGACAAACAATTTCATAATAAAGTTCTAACTTTTGAAATTAATATTTTAGATTATAAACCAGCTGAATTAGTAGAATTAAAATCTAATTTAAAGGAATTAAAAAACAACTTAAATATTAAAGAAAGTTCTATAGAAATTTTAAATAAAAAACTTGCTCATACAGAAAATCAATTAAGATTAGCTATTAATGATGTTAAAAAAGCTAAAGAGTCGAAAATAATAGAAAAATTTACAATGCCTGAAGAGGAATTAGCTAACATTAAAAAATATGCACTGCAAAAATTTTTAGAAGAATTTTTAGAGCCTTATTCAACACTTAAAAGTGCAATATCTACTGGCGAAAATAATTCTAATAATGACGTAAAAAATTATGTATTTGGATTTAAAATGGTTTTATCTCTTATAGATAATATTTTGAATAATAATGGTTTAATAGAAATATGACCAGAAGTAAATAAGGAATTTGATCATTTTTCATCCAAAATTGTTGAATTAAAAGAAGATGATAGTTTGCCAAATAATACTGTTATTAAGGTAAATTCGCCAGGGTATAAATTATATGAAAGAGTTATTAAACCATCATTAGTAGTTGTAACAACAAATAAAAAATAG
- the hrcA gene encoding heat-inducible transcriptional repressor HrcA: MSRKKNDAEKNLILKYAIETYIELGEPISSQLLVEKYKLNISSAKVRYILNELEQNNLLIKNHKSSGRIPSKNGYQFYINNLASENQNKLKNKMKDIFSKRWNSIDNTLDEGVNFINEITNFALVTSETNEDDLLKSISLVPLDETKATIILVDSNGKVFSKMMNLTNKMVKMEDLRIAIRIFKERLIDARLTELKNLVTDLKDILSVSIKNYEELIQSFVENIFNFQVEQKNFVYGKDKLILAEEIERKNLVKILDIIENKSIWETIESEHKNDEDNNIKIAIGDDNSAIISKKIHANSKIREISIVGTKRMDYKKGLVALEALEELIEEKCKENN; the protein is encoded by the coding sequence ATGTCTAGAAAGAAAAATGATGCTGAAAAAAATTTAATTCTTAAATATGCTATTGAAACGTATATAGAATTAGGAGAACCTATTTCTTCCCAATTATTGGTAGAAAAATATAAACTAAATATTTCGTCTGCAAAAGTACGTTACATTTTAAATGAATTGGAACAAAACAATTTATTAATCAAAAATCATAAATCTAGCGGAAGAATACCTTCAAAAAACGGTTATCAATTTTATATCAATAATTTAGCTTCAGAAAATCAAAATAAACTAAAAAACAAAATGAAAGACATTTTTTCAAAACGTTGAAATTCAATTGACAACACATTAGACGAAGGGGTAAATTTTATAAATGAAATTACTAATTTTGCCCTAGTTACTTCTGAAACTAATGAAGATGATTTGTTAAAATCAATTAGTTTAGTTCCTCTTGATGAAACTAAAGCAACTATTATTTTGGTTGATTCAAATGGAAAAGTGTTTTCTAAAATGATGAATTTGACCAATAAAATGGTCAAAATGGAAGATTTAAGAATAGCAATAAGAATTTTTAAAGAAAGATTAATTGATGCAAGATTAACCGAATTAAAAAATTTAGTTACTGATTTAAAAGATATTTTGTCAGTTTCAATTAAAAATTACGAAGAATTAATTCAAAGTTTTGTTGAAAATATTTTTAATTTCCAAGTTGAACAAAAAAATTTTGTCTATGGTAAAGATAAATTAATTTTAGCTGAAGAAATTGAAAGGAAAAATTTAGTAAAAATACTTGATATTATTGAAAATAAATCAATATGAGAAACAATTGAATCTGAACATAAAAATGATGAAGATAATAATATTAAAATAGCTATAGGTGATGATAATTCAGCAATTATTAGTAAAAAAATTCATGCTAATTCAAAAATTAGAGAAATTTCAATAGTTGGAACAAAGAGAATGGATTATAAAAAAGGATTAGTTGCTCTAGAAGCTTTAGAAGAGCTAATAGAAGAAAAATGCAAGGAGAATAATTAA
- the rpmE gene encoding 50S ribosomal protein L31, giving the protein MKKNIHPDYYDVEVSCQTCGKKFQFKSVKKQFTVDVCSGCHVVYTGDRTKTKATGMIDKFNQRFAKSQQKKNQK; this is encoded by the coding sequence ATGAAAAAAAATATTCATCCAGATTATTATGATGTTGAAGTTAGTTGCCAAACATGCGGTAAAAAATTTCAATTCAAATCAGTTAAAAAACAATTTACAGTTGATGTTTGCTCGGGCTGCCACGTAGTTTATACCGGTGATAGAACCAAAACTAAAGCAACAGGTATGATAGACAAATTTAACCAACGTTTTGCCAAAAGCCAACAAAAGAAAAATCAAAAATAA
- the rpsD gene encoding 30S ribosomal protein S4 encodes MSRYTGPVFKKSRRYGFSILETGKEFSKGKKRAYAPGQHGNKRVKLSDYGLHLYEKQKVKFLYGINEKQMQKYYANAVKIKGVAGTNLLQLLESRLDNLVYRAGFASTRKQARQMVNHGHFEVDGHKANIPSMKINVGSIISLKEKSQKNTEIVKALETKVSSPWLSVDKTKFTIKFDRLPERNELHTEIKENYVIEFYSK; translated from the coding sequence ATGAGTAGATATACTGGTCCAGTTTTTAAAAAATCTCGTCGTTATGGTTTTTCAATTTTAGAAACAGGTAAAGAGTTTTCCAAAGGCAAAAAAAGAGCTTATGCACCAGGACAACATGGTAATAAACGTGTTAAACTATCAGACTATGGCCTTCACTTGTATGAAAAACAAAAAGTAAAATTTTTATACGGAATTAATGAAAAACAAATGCAAAAATATTATGCAAACGCTGTTAAGATTAAAGGTGTTGCAGGAACCAATTTATTGCAATTATTGGAAAGTCGTTTGGATAATTTAGTTTATCGTGCAGGCTTTGCTTCAACGAGAAAACAAGCAAGACAAATGGTAAATCATGGGCATTTTGAAGTTGATGGTCATAAAGCAAATATTCCTTCAATGAAAATCAATGTTGGTTCAATCATTTCTTTAAAAGAAAAATCACAAAAAAATACTGAAATTGTTAAGGCTTTAGAAACCAAAGTTTCTTCTCCTTGATTATCAGTTGATAAAACTAAATTTACTATCAAATTCGATAGATTGCCTGAAAGAAACGAACTTCATACTGAAATTAAAGAAAACTACGTTATAGAGTTTTATTCAAAATAG
- the gyrA gene encoding DNA gyrase subunit A, with amino-acid sequence MVFASLDDEKEKAVEKKELDENFIPDDDLFVAFKKEEKKEVIENEDEEIIPQNKEEYKVQSQILTEAINGINPVYVHREMKNSFLEYAMSVIVSRALPDARDGLKPVHRRILYDMSELGIYYNSPHRKSARIVGDVLGKYHPHGDSSVYEAMVRMAQEFSMRYPLVDGHGNFGSIDGDEAAAMRYTEARMSKLAGEMLEGIKKETVDFVDNYDATELEPVVLPARFPNLLVSGGSGIAVGMATSIPPHNLGETIDAVINLAKNPSISVEELMEFVPGPDFPTGAVVLGNEGIKNAYKTGKGSITVRSIAKIEEYQNGKSKIIVTEIPYEVKKTSIIEKIAELVKDKTIEGISDLRDESSREGIRIVVDVKKGYNPYILLNKLYRQTNLQVNYNANLVALVHGEPKLLNLKSALEIYLSHQEEVVTRRLNFDLQKAKDKLHILEGLKIAVENIDQVIKIIKASKNDNDAQINLAKNFDLSEKQTKAIVDMRLGRLTNLAIDNMLDEMKILRDEINKIQFVLSNHEALINLIVSELNEIKNKYTDKRRTQINLEIEASISDEDLIPQRDIVITTSSKGFVKRIDLEEYRSQKRGGVGQSTMKTYDDDDISSILTTTTHTDLLLFSNFAKVYRIRAHQIPDLSKQSKGIAFVNIIPSLNSKEGEKIISILPIDKYESTKYLFTTTKKGIIKKTSLSEYERINSNGKLAFNLQENDELIRASILSDEELVLLANNTDRVVKFEAKDFRPISRTATGVKGISLNENEYVVSSSSSNEGAYVLTIGSKGFGKLTDHELFRLIKRGGKGVKGINAELAGNIVFARFVNLQDELLLITNSGITLRTKIEDISVSGRSAKGVKLINLKENEYIQAVEIIKNANNIDNTNKNINLDDNNL; translated from the coding sequence ATGGTATTTGCAAGTCTTGATGATGAAAAAGAAAAAGCGGTAGAAAAAAAAGAACTGGATGAAAATTTCATTCCAGATGATGACTTATTTGTTGCCTTTAAAAAAGAAGAAAAAAAAGAAGTAATTGAAAACGAAGACGAAGAAATAATTCCGCAAAATAAAGAAGAGTATAAAGTTCAATCTCAAATTCTAACTGAAGCAATTAATGGCATTAATCCAGTTTATGTACATAGAGAAATGAAAAATTCATTTCTAGAATATGCAATGAGCGTCATTGTTTCTCGTGCTTTGCCAGATGCTCGCGATGGTCTTAAACCAGTTCATAGAAGAATTCTTTATGATATGAGCGAATTAGGTATATATTACAACTCTCCACATAGAAAAAGCGCCAGAATAGTGGGTGATGTTTTAGGTAAATATCATCCCCACGGAGATTCTTCTGTTTACGAAGCAATGGTTAGAATGGCACAAGAATTTTCAATGCGTTATCCTCTAGTTGACGGACATGGTAATTTTGGCTCTATTGATGGTGATGAAGCTGCTGCAATGCGTTATACTGAAGCGAGAATGTCTAAATTGGCTGGTGAAATGCTTGAAGGGATTAAAAAAGAAACCGTGGATTTTGTAGATAACTATGATGCTACAGAATTAGAGCCTGTTGTTTTACCTGCTAGATTTCCTAACTTATTAGTTTCAGGAGGTTCAGGAATTGCAGTTGGTATGGCAACTTCTATTCCTCCACATAATCTAGGTGAAACTATTGACGCTGTAATAAATTTAGCTAAAAATCCTTCAATTTCAGTTGAAGAGTTGATGGAATTCGTTCCTGGACCAGATTTTCCTACAGGAGCAGTTGTTCTTGGTAATGAAGGAATAAAAAATGCTTATAAAACAGGTAAGGGATCAATTACAGTTAGATCAATTGCAAAGATTGAAGAATATCAAAACGGTAAAAGCAAAATTATCGTTACCGAAATTCCTTATGAAGTCAAAAAAACATCAATAATCGAAAAAATTGCAGAATTAGTAAAAGATAAAACTATTGAAGGTATTTCTGATTTAAGAGATGAATCATCAAGAGAAGGTATAAGAATAGTAGTTGATGTTAAAAAAGGATATAATCCATACATTTTACTTAACAAACTTTATAGACAAACAAATTTGCAAGTTAATTACAATGCTAATTTAGTAGCTTTAGTCCATGGTGAACCTAAATTGTTGAATTTAAAATCTGCTCTTGAAATATATTTATCTCACCAAGAAGAAGTAGTTACTAGAAGACTTAATTTTGATTTACAAAAAGCAAAAGATAAATTACATATTTTAGAAGGTTTAAAAATTGCTGTTGAAAATATTGACCAAGTAATAAAAATTATTAAAGCATCAAAAAATGACAATGATGCACAAATTAATCTAGCAAAAAATTTCGATTTAAGTGAAAAGCAAACAAAGGCAATTGTAGATATGCGTTTAGGACGTTTAACTAATTTGGCAATTGACAATATGCTAGATGAAATGAAAATTTTAAGAGATGAAATTAATAAAATTCAATTCGTTTTATCAAATCACGAGGCTTTAATTAACTTAATAGTTTCTGAATTAAATGAAATTAAAAACAAATATACTGATAAAAGAAGAACACAAATTAATTTAGAAATAGAAGCTTCAATTTCGGATGAAGATTTAATTCCACAAAGAGATATTGTTATTACCACTTCATCTAAAGGTTTTGTTAAAAGAATTGATTTGGAAGAATATCGTAGTCAAAAAAGAGGTGGTGTTGGACAAAGCACAATGAAAACTTATGACGATGATGATATTAGTTCTATTTTAACTACAACTACACATACAGATTTGCTTTTATTTTCTAATTTTGCTAAAGTTTACCGTATAAGAGCGCATCAAATTCCTGATTTATCTAAACAATCGAAAGGAATTGCTTTTGTAAATATTATTCCTTCTTTAAATTCAAAAGAAGGAGAAAAAATTATTTCTATTTTACCTATCGATAAGTATGAAAGTACTAAATATTTATTCACAACGACTAAAAAAGGAATTATTAAAAAAACTTCTTTAAGTGAGTATGAAAGAATTAATTCAAATGGTAAATTGGCTTTCAATTTACAAGAAAATGATGAATTAATAAGAGCTTCAATACTAAGTGATGAAGAATTGGTTTTATTAGCAAATAATACAGATAGAGTAGTTAAATTTGAAGCAAAGGATTTTAGACCAATAAGTAGAACTGCTACAGGAGTTAAAGGAATTAGTCTAAATGAAAATGAATATGTAGTTTCTTCTTCGTCTTCAAATGAAGGAGCTTATGTTTTAACTATAGGTTCTAAAGGATTTGGTAAGCTAACTGATCATGAGTTATTTAGATTAATTAAGCGTGGCGGTAAGGGCGTTAAAGGAATTAATGCTGAATTAGCGGGCAATATTGTTTTTGCAAGATTTGTGAATTTGCAAGATGAATTACTTTTAATAACTAATTCTGGCATAACTTTAAGAACTAAAATTGAAGATATAAGTGTATCAGGAAGATCTGCCAAAGGAGTCAAGTTAATAAATCTAAAAGAAAATGAATATATACAAGCAGTTGAAATTATTAAAAATGCTAATAATATAGATAATACAAATAAAAATATTAATTTAGATGATAATAACTTATAA